A region from the Pseudomonas triticicola genome encodes:
- a CDS encoding M10 family metallopeptidase C-terminal domain-containing protein, whose protein sequence is MDLQTAAWAYFPDNLPSSGDVWIGPATNNPNPVKGTYDYMTFIHEIGHALGLKHPFDTSPTNKTLLSPLLDDVHFTVMSYNNNYSYQPTTPMVLDIIAIQSLYGANMLWQTGDTVYKWDANQSIFETIWDAGGNDTIDGSNQLAAVNINLNEGSYSQIGKAFTDLNSNTAINDGLAIAYGAKIENAIGSAFDDVLTGNALNNVLTGGAGSDTLDGGAGSDTLIGGTGDDIYIVDSRADTVIEAADEGRDVIRSSVSYTLSANIEDGVLLGDANINFGGNALDNTLTGNTGNNILDGMTGADTMAGGAGNDTYYVDNAGDVIVENGTSVNEIDTVFASLDWTLGNNLENLVLRGEDDLNGTGNALNNILTGNTGNNTLNGGAGNDTLDGGAGTDTLIGGAGDDTYIIDSLTDTIIESAGEGRDAVRTFVSYTLADNIEDGVLLGTSGLSLTGNAQNNTLTGNAGNNTLDGGAGADTLIGGDGNDLYLVDNAQDVVIEANSANSGIDTVQSTVSWAMSANLENLTLLGSANLNGTGNAQNNTLTGNAGNNILDGGAGIDTLSGGAGDDVYVVDSRSDTVIELAGEGHDVIRSSVSYTLSANVEDGVLLGTANLNFGGNALSNTLTGNAGNNVLDGLGGTDTLIGGAGDDIYYINGQDDTVIEAAGEGRDVIRANVSYTLSANVEDGVLLGTAGLSLTGNAQNNTLTGNAGNNTLDGGAGADTLIGGDGNDLYLVDNAQDVVIETDSANSGIDTVQSTVSWAMSANLENLTLLGSANLNGTGNALNNTLTGNDGNNILDGGAGIDTLTGGAGDDVYVVDSRGDTVIELAGEGHDVIRSSVSYTLSANVEDGVLLGTANLNFGGNALSNTLTGNAGNNVLDGLGGTDTLIGGAGDDIYYINGQDDTVIEAAGEGRDVIRSNVSYTLSANVEDGVLLGTAGISLTGNAQNNTLSGNAGNNTLDGGAGIDTLIGGAGDDVYIVDTRSDTVIEAAGEGRDVIRSSVSYTLSANVEDGVLLGTANINFGGNALSNTLTGNAGNNVLDGLGGTDTLIGGAGDDTYYINGVGDTVIEAADEGHDLIRSNVSYTLSANVEDGVLLGNAGLSLTGNALDNALTGNAADNTLSGNAGNDILDGGAGNDTLIGGTGDDAYVVDSRSDTVIELAGEGHDVIRSSVSYTLSANVEDGVLLGTANLNFGGNALSNTLTGNAGNNVLDGLGGTDTLIGGAGDDIYYINGQDDTVIEAAGEGRDVIRSNVSYTLSANVEDGVLLGTAGISLTGNAQNNTLSGNAGNNTLDGGAGIDTLIGGAGDDVYIVDTRSDTVIEAAGEGRDVIRSSVSYTLSANVEDGVLLGTANINFGGNALSNTLTGNAGNNVLDGLGGTDTLIGGAGDDTYYINGRDDTVIEAADEGHDVIRSNVSYTLSANVEDGVLLGTANINFGGNALSNTLTGNAGNNVLDGLGGTDTLIGGAGDDIYYINGLNDIVIEAAGEGRDVIRSNVSYTLSANVEDGVLLGTAGISLTGNAQNNTLSGNAGNNTLDGGAGIDTLIGGAGDDVYIVDTRSDTVIEAAGEGRDVIRSSVSYTLSANVEDGVLLGTANINFGGNALSNTLTGNAGNNVLDGLGGTDTLIGGAGDDTYYINGRDDTVIEAADEGHDVIRSNVSYTLSANVEDGVLLGTANLNFGGNALSNTLTGNAGNNVLDGLGGTDTLIGGAGDDIYYINGQNDIVIEAAGEGRDVIRSNVSYTLSANVEDGVLLGTAGISLTGNAQNNTLSGNAGNNTLDGGAGIDTLIGGAGDDVYIVDTRSDTVIEAAGEGRDVIRSSVSYTLSANVEDGVLLGTANINFGGNALSNTLTGNAGNNVLDGLGGTDTLIGGAGDDTYYINGVGDTVIEAADEGHDLIRSNVSYTLSANVEDGVLLGNAGLSLTGNTLNNTLTGNAGNNILDGGAGVDTLIGGTGADIFKFSLVSDMGVGTNRDVINDFNALQGDKIDLTAFDANLTIAGFNGFTFIGAGDFSGAGQLRFVDHVLSGNVSGNAGADFEIQLVGVNTFSANDLVA, encoded by the coding sequence ATGGATCTCCAAACCGCGGCCTGGGCTTACTTTCCTGACAATCTCCCTTCTTCCGGCGACGTATGGATCGGCCCGGCAACCAACAATCCGAATCCGGTGAAGGGCACATACGATTACATGACGTTCATTCATGAAATCGGTCATGCACTAGGACTCAAGCATCCCTTCGATACCAGCCCCACCAACAAGACCCTGCTGAGTCCATTACTGGACGATGTTCATTTCACAGTAATGAGCTACAACAACAACTATTCCTACCAGCCAACCACACCGATGGTGCTGGATATTATTGCGATTCAGAGTTTGTATGGCGCCAACATGCTCTGGCAGACCGGTGACACTGTTTATAAGTGGGATGCCAATCAGTCAATCTTCGAAACCATCTGGGACGCAGGTGGTAACGACACTATTGATGGCAGCAATCAGTTGGCGGCCGTCAATATCAACTTGAATGAAGGCAGCTATAGCCAGATCGGCAAGGCCTTCACGGACCTGAACAGCAACACCGCGATCAATGACGGGCTAGCAATTGCGTACGGGGCCAAGATCGAAAACGCCATCGGCTCGGCGTTCGACGATGTTCTGACGGGGAACGCACTGAATAACGTATTAACCGGAGGAGCCGGCTCTGACACGCTCGATGGAGGCGCAGGTAGCGACACGCTGATCGGTGGCACCGGCGATGACATCTACATCGTCGACAGCCGCGCCGACACCGTCATCGAAGCGGCCGATGAAGGCCGTGACGTAATCCGTTCATCGGTCAGCTATACCCTGTCAGCCAACATCGAAGACGGCGTTCTGCTGGGCGATGCCAACATCAATTTTGGTGGTAACGCCCTTGACAACACTCTGACCGGCAACACAGGCAACAATATCCTCGATGGCATGACCGGTGCGGACACCATGGCTGGTGGCGCCGGGAATGACACCTATTATGTAGACAATGCCGGCGACGTCATTGTGGAAAACGGCACCTCGGTCAACGAGATTGATACGGTCTTTGCCTCGCTGGACTGGACGCTGGGCAATAACCTGGAAAATCTTGTTTTGCGCGGTGAGGATGACCTGAACGGCACCGGCAACGCCCTCAATAACATACTGACGGGCAACACCGGCAACAACACGCTCAACGGCGGTGCCGGCAACGACACGCTAGACGGGGGTGCCGGGACCGACACACTCATCGGCGGCGCCGGCGATGATACATACATCATCGACAGCCTGACTGACACCATCATCGAATCTGCCGGTGAAGGTCGCGATGCGGTCCGTACATTCGTCAGCTACACCCTTGCGGACAACATCGAAGACGGTGTGCTGCTGGGCACCTCCGGCCTGAGCCTGACCGGTAACGCGCAGAACAATACCCTGACCGGCAACGCAGGCAATAACACCCTGGACGGTGGCGCCGGGGCGGACACGCTGATCGGCGGTGACGGCAATGACCTGTACCTTGTCGACAATGCCCAAGACGTAGTCATCGAAGCCAACTCCGCCAACAGCGGAATCGATACTGTCCAGTCGACCGTCAGTTGGGCGATGAGCGCCAATCTGGAGAACCTTACCCTCTTGGGCAGCGCCAACCTGAACGGTACCGGTAACGCGCAGAACAATACCCTGACCGGTAATGCCGGCAACAACATCCTCGACGGCGGGGCTGGCATCGACACACTCAGTGGCGGCGCAGGCGATGATGTCTATGTCGTCGACAGCCGCAGCGACACCGTGATCGAGCTGGCCGGTGAAGGCCATGACGTGATCCGCTCCAGCGTCAGTTACACCCTCTCGGCCAACGTCGAAGACGGTGTGCTGCTGGGCACCGCCAACCTCAACTTCGGCGGCAACGCCTTGAGCAACACCCTGACCGGCAACGCCGGCAACAACGTCCTCGACGGTCTGGGTGGCACCGACACCCTGATCGGCGGGGCCGGCGACGACATTTACTACATCAATGGCCAGGACGATACCGTCATCGAAGCGGCCGGTGAAGGCCGCGACGTGATCCGCGCCAACGTCAGCTACACCCTCTCGGCCAACGTCGAAGACGGCGTACTGCTGGGCACCGCCGGCCTGAGCCTGACCGGTAACGCGCAGAACAATACCCTGACCGGCAACGCAGGCAATAACACCCTGGACGGTGGCGCCGGGGCGGACACGCTGATCGGCGGTGACGGCAATGACCTGTACCTTGTCGACAATGCCCAAGACGTAGTCATCGAAACCGACTCCGCCAACAGCGGAATCGATACTGTCCAGTCAACAGTCAGTTGGGCGATGAGCGCCAACCTGGAGAACCTTACCCTCTTGGGCAGCGCCAACCTGAACGGTACCGGCAACGCGCTCAACAACACCCTGACCGGTAATGATGGCAACAACATCCTCGACGGCGGGGCTGGCATCGACACACTTACTGGCGGCGCAGGCGATGATGTCTATGTCGTCGACAGCCGCGGTGACACCGTGATCGAACTGGCCGGTGAAGGCCATGACGTGATCCGCTCCAGCGTCAGCTACACACTCTCGGCCAACGTCGAAGACGGCGTGCTGCTGGGCACCGCCAACCTCAACTTCGGCGGCAATGCCTTGAGCAACACCCTGACCGGCAACGCCGGCAACAACGTCCTCGACGGTCTGGGTGGCACCGACACCCTGATCGGCGGGGCCGGCGACGACATTTACTACATCAATGGCCAGGACGATACCGTCATCGAAGCGGCCGGTGAAGGCCGCGACGTGATCCGCTCCAACGTCAGCTACACCCTCTCGGCCAACGTCGAAGACGGCGTACTGCTGGGCACTGCCGGCATCAGCCTGACCGGTAACGCGCAAAACAACACGTTGAGCGGGAACGCCGGCAATAACACCCTGGACGGTGGCGCCGGCATCGACACCCTGATCGGTGGTGCAGGCGATGATGTCTATATTGTCGACACCCGCAGCGACACCGTGATCGAAGCAGCCGGCGAAGGCCGCGACGTGATCCGCTCCTCCGTCAGCTACACCCTCTCGGCCAATGTCGAGGACGGCGTGCTGCTGGGCACCGCCAACATCAACTTCGGCGGCAACGCCTTGAGCAACACCCTGACTGGCAATGCCGGCAACAACGTCCTCGATGGCCTGGGCGGTACCGACACCCTGATTGGCGGGGCCGGTGACGACACCTATTACATCAACGGCGTAGGCGATACCGTGATCGAAGCGGCCGATGAAGGTCATGACCTGATCCGTTCTAACGTCAGCTATACCCTCTCGGCCAACGTTGAAGATGGCGTGCTTTTGGGCAACGCTGGGCTGAGTCTGACCGGCAACGCCCTGGACAACGCCTTGACTGGCAACGCTGCCGACAACACTCTCTCCGGAAACGCAGGCAACGACATTCTTGATGGCGGTGCCGGAAATGACACTCTCATAGGTGGTACAGGTGATGATGCCTATGTCGTCGACAGCCGCAGCGACACCGTGATCGAACTGGCCGGTGAAGGCCATGACGTGATCCGTTCCAGCGTCAGCTACACCCTCTCGGCCAACGTCGAAGACGGCGTGCTGCTGGGCACCGCCAACCTCAACTTCGGCGGCAATGCCTTGAGCAACACCCTGACCGGCAACGCCGGCAACAACGTCCTCGACGGCCTGGGTGGCACCGACACCCTGATCGGCGGGGCCGGCGACGACATTTACTACATCAATGGCCAGGACGATACCGTCATCGAAGCGGCCGGTGAAGGCCGCGACGTGATCCGCTCCAACGTCAGCTACACCCTCTCGGCCAACGTCGAAGACGGCGTACTGCTGGGCACTGCCGGCATCAGCCTGACCGGTAACGCGCAAAACAACACGTTGAGCGGGAACGCCGGCAATAACACCCTGGACGGTGGCGCTGGCATCGACACCCTGATCGGTGGTGCAGGCGATGATGTCTATATTGTCGACACCCGCAGCGACACCGTGATCGAAGCAGCCGGCGAAGGCCGCGACGTGATTCGCTCCTCCGTCAGCTACACCCTCTCGGCCAATGTCGAGGACGGCGTGCTGCTGGGCACCGCCAACATCAACTTCGGCGGCAATGCCTTGAGCAATACCCTGACCGGCAACGCCGGCAACAACGTCCTCGATGGCCTGGGCGGTACCGACACCCTGATTGGCGGGGCCGGTGATGACACCTACTACATCAACGGTCGGGACGACACCGTGATCGAAGCGGCCGATGAAGGTCATGACGTGATCCGTTCTAACGTCAGCTACACACTCTCGGCCAACGTCGAAGACGGTGTGCTGCTGGGCACCGCCAACATCAACTTCGGCGGCAATGCCTTGAGCAACACCCTGACCGGCAACGCCGGCAACAACGTCCTCGACGGCCTGGGTGGCACCGACACCCTGATCGGCGGGGCCGGCGACGACATTTACTACATCAATGGCCTGAACGACATCGTCATCGAAGCAGCCGGTGAAGGCCGCGACGTGATCCGCTCCAACGTCAGCTACACCCTCTCGGCCAACGTCGAAGACGGCGTACTGCTGGGCACTGCCGGCATCAGCCTGACCGGTAACGCGCAAAACAACACGTTGAGCGGGAACGCCGGCAATAACACCCTGGACGGTGGCGCTGGCATCGACACCCTGATCGGTGGTGCAGGCGATGATGTCTATATTGTCGACACCCGCAGCGACACCGTGATCGAAGCAGCCGGCGAAGGCCGCGACGTGATTCGCTCCTCCGTCAGCTACACCCTCTCGGCCAATGTCGAAGACGGCGTGCTGCTGGGCACCGCCAACATCAACTTCGGCGGCAATGCCTTGAGCAATACCCTGACCGGCAACGCCGGCAACAACGTCCTCGATGGCCTGGGCGGTACCGACACCCTGATTGGCGGGGCCGGTGATGACACCTACTACATCAACGGTCGGGACGACACCGTGATCGAAGCGGCCGATGAAGGCCATGACGTGATCCGTTCTAACGTCAGCTACACCCTCTCGGCCAACGTCGAAGACGGTGTGCTGCTGGGCACCGCCAACCTCAACTTCGGCGGCAATGCCTTGAGCAACACCCTGACCGGCAACGCCGGCAACAACGTCCTCGACGGCCTGGGTGGCACCGACACCCTGATCGGCGGGGCCGGCGACGACATTTACTACATCAATGGCCAGAACGACATCGTCATCGAAGCAGCCGGTGAAGGCCGCGACGTGATCCGCTCCAACGTCAGCTACACCCTCTCGGCCAACGTCGAAGACGGCGTACTGCTGGGCACTGCCGGCATCAGCCTGACCGGTAACGCGCAAAACAACACGTTGAGCGGGAACGCCGGCAATAACACCCTGGACGGTGGCGCCGGCATCGACACCCTGATCGGTGGTGCAGGCGATGATGTCTATATTGTCGACACCCGCAGCGACACCGTGATCGAAGCAGCCGGCGAAGGCCGCGACGTGATCCGCTCCTCCGTCAGCTACACCCTCTCGGCCAATGTCGAGGACGGCGTGCTGCTGGGCACCGCCAACATCAACTTCGGCGGCAATGCCTTGAGCAATACCCTGACCGGCAACGCCGGCAACAACGTCCTCGATGGCCTGGGCGGTACCGACACCCTGATTGGCGGGGCCGGTGATGACACCTACTACATCAACGGCGTAGGCGATACCGTGATCGAAGCGGCCGATGAAGGTCATGACCTGATCCGTTCTAACGTCAGCTATACCCTCTCGGCCAACGTTGAAGATGGCGTGCTTTTGGGCAACGCTGGGCTGAGTCTGACCGGCAACACGCTGAACAATACCCTCACCGGCAACGCCGGCAACAACATTCTGGACGGTGGAGCCGGCGTCGACACCCTCATCGGTGGTACCGGTGCCGACATCTTCAAGTTCAGCCTTGTCAGTGACATGGGCGTGGGTACTAATCGTGATGTCATCAACGACTTCAATGCCTTGCAAGGCGATAAAATCGACTTGACAGCGTTCGATGCCAATCTGACGATTGCCGGCTTCAACGGCTTTACGTTCATCGGTGCCGGTGATTTCAGCGGTGCAGGCCAACTGCGTTTCGTGGACCACGTGCTGTCAGGCAACGTCAGTGGTAACGCTGGCGCGGATTTCGAAATCCAGTTGGTAGGTGTCAATACATTCAGTGCCAACGATCTGGTGGCCTGA